A window of Caretta caretta isolate rCarCar2 chromosome 13, rCarCar1.hap1, whole genome shotgun sequence contains these coding sequences:
- the LOC142068726 gene encoding uncharacterized protein LOC142068726 translates to MQSSSAQVTMMESHNRKRAPAWTEREVRDLIAVWGEESVLSELRSSFRNAKTFVKISQGMKDRGHNRDPKQCRVKLKELRQAYQKTREANSRSGSEPQTCRFYDELHAILGGSATTTPAVLFDSFNGDGGNTEAGFGDEGDDDDEEVVDSSQQASGETGFPDSQELFLTLDLEPVPPKPTQGCLLDPAGGEGTSAACVSVITGSSPSQRLVKLRKKKKRTHDEMFSELMLSSHTDRAQMNAWRQIMSECRKAQNDWEERWRAEESKRRAEESKWRAEDRAEAQMWRQRDERRQDSMLRLLQDQTSMLQCMVELHQRQLEHRLPLQPLCNQPPSSPSSIASTPRRPRTRWGGLRPTSHSTTEDCPKKKKAVIQ, encoded by the exons atgcagagctcatcagcacaggtaaccatgatggagtcccacaatcgcaaaagagctccagcatggactgaacgggaggtacgggatctgatcgctgtttggggagaggaatccgtgctatcagaactccgttccagttttcgaaatgccaaaacctttgtgaaaatctcccagggcatgaaggacagaggccataacagggacccgaagcagtgccgcgtgaaactgaaggagctgaggcaagcctaccagaaaaccagagaggcgaacagccgctctgggtcagagccccaaacatgccgcttctatgatgagctgcatgccattttagggggttcagccaccactaccccagccgtgttgtttgactccttcaatggagatggaggcaatacggaagcaggttttggggacgaaggagatgatgatgatgaggaggttgtagatagctcacagcaagcaagcggagaaaccggttttcccgacagccaggaactgtttctcaccctagacctggagccagtaccccccaaacccacccaaggctgcctcctggacccagcaggcggagaagggacctctg ctgcatgtgtttcagtgatcacaggatcttctccttcccagaggctagtgaagcttagaaagaaaaaaaaacgcactcacgatgaaatgttctccgagctcatgctgtcctcccacactgacagagcacagatgaatgcgtggaggcaaataatgtcagagtgcaggaaagcacaaaatgactgggaggagaggtggcgggctgaagagagtaagcggcgggctgaagagagtaagtggcgggctgaagacagggctgaagctcaaatgtggcggcagcgtgatgagaggaggcaggattcaatgctgaggctgctgcaggaccaaaccagtatgctccagtgtatggttgagctgcaccaaaggcagctggagcacagactgccactgcagcccctctgtaaccaaccgccctcctccccaagttccatagcctccacacccagacgcccaagaacgcggtgggggggcctccggccaaccagccactccaccacagaggattgcccaaaaaaaaagaaggctgtcattcaataa